A portion of the Calothrix sp. 336/3 genome contains these proteins:
- a CDS encoding response regulator transcription factor — protein sequence MNTILVVEDGLTDREIINGYLKQAGYYVINAIDADETKEKLSQNKPDLIFLDVILPGKSGFEICRELKDNPTTSQIPIIFCSTKNSDVDKMWGTMLGADAYLAKPIQKEALMDVIKQLSH from the coding sequence ATGAATACTATTTTAGTTGTCGAAGATGGATTAACAGATAGAGAAATCATCAATGGATACTTAAAACAAGCAGGATATTATGTCATTAATGCCATTGATGCTGATGAAACAAAAGAAAAATTAAGCCAAAACAAACCTGACTTAATCTTTTTAGATGTCATTTTACCTGGGAAAAGTGGCTTTGAGATTTGTCGAGAACTCAAAGATAATCCGACAACCAGTCAAATTCCCATTATCTTTTGTTCTACAAAAAATAGTGATGTTGATAAGATGTGGGGAACGATGTTAGGAGCTGATGCATATTTAGCAAAACCAATACAAAAAGAAGCTTTGATGGATGTTATTAAACAGCTTTCCCATTAA
- a CDS encoding GAF domain-containing protein produces the protein MTFVSETEQTFNDAEKLDNQQLNAKSYSYHDLKLWRQQWQDIASKMRQAKDLENLCQIATRELREKIDCDRALVFRLNSRDLGIVCAESKAPGWTPTLNESLPLLVFGLDIHQEYLEPVSMENVNTLETIPYQKQLLEKFQIQSSLALPIILEGEIWGVFALHQCHSPRQWQEKEISFILQVATEITYGLQRYEYQVEQQQQLQAKKSVGKVIEKILRISNVDKFFQTTTQEVRNLLRCDRVALYQFDSDWGGEFIAESVATGWVRLVGPDIKTVWADTYLQDTQGGRYAKGESWVVNDVYKAGLASCHVEILEQFDAKAYVISPVFFGDKLWGLVAAYQNSTSRKWQDWEVNFLNQIGMQFGVALVQTEYLEKLQEKSDQLSHIAEQEKAFSRITNRIRQATEINSVFKITTQELRQLLKCDRVTIYRFHPDWSGEFIAESLAHGWTSFVSGNDKTQWEDTHFQATQGGLPGKGQVVTVNDIHSQNLSACYVEMLEKLEIKAYIVAPIFFGNQLWGLLAAYQNANTRQWQEWETNIVSRMSDQLGLSLQQMEYLQQLQTKSQELADAAAREKAAKELLQLRSIQLLSAVRPALKGDLTVRAPITEDEMGTIADAYNNTLQALRQIVGQVQTAAQQVAQTSTSSDSYLLELTNLAQKQSEEITTALRQIEQMTDSTKAVATSADLVQVAVQQANQTITVGDGAMNRTVEAIQTIRETVSQTSRKIKRLSESSQNISKVVNLISNFATQTNVLALNAAIEATRAGEYGKGFAVVADEVRSLSRQSAAATSEIEKLVQEIKGETEDVSMAMETSMQQVLEGTNLVNETRQSLNAIVAATAQITQLIENITAATQTQIARSSSVTSSMKDVVEISQNTLNEAKELGIIFQQLSTMAQELLTTASKFKVS, from the coding sequence ATGACTTTTGTATCCGAAACTGAGCAAACTTTTAACGATGCAGAAAAATTAGATAATCAGCAGTTAAATGCCAAATCCTATAGCTATCATGACCTGAAACTTTGGCGACAGCAGTGGCAAGATATTGCATCCAAGATGCGCCAAGCAAAAGATTTGGAAAATTTATGTCAAATTGCAACAAGGGAGTTAAGGGAAAAAATAGATTGCGATCGCGCTTTAGTATTCCGTTTAAATTCCCGCGATTTGGGTATAGTTTGCGCAGAATCAAAAGCTCCGGGTTGGACTCCTACACTAAATGAAAGTTTACCACTATTGGTATTTGGTTTGGATATTCATCAAGAGTATCTAGAACCTGTCTCCATGGAAAATGTAAATACCTTAGAGACTATTCCTTATCAGAAACAACTATTAGAAAAATTTCAAATTCAATCTAGTTTGGCATTACCAATTATCTTAGAAGGAGAGATTTGGGGTGTATTTGCACTGCATCAATGCCATTCTCCCAGACAATGGCAAGAAAAGGAAATAAGTTTTATTCTACAGGTTGCAACAGAAATTACCTACGGATTACAAAGATATGAATACCAAGTAGAACAGCAGCAACAATTACAAGCTAAAAAGTCTGTAGGTAAGGTAATTGAGAAGATTTTGCGTATTTCCAATGTCGATAAATTCTTTCAAACTACAACCCAAGAGGTACGTAATTTATTACGCTGCGATCGCGTCGCTCTTTACCAATTTGACTCGGATTGGGGCGGCGAATTTATTGCCGAATCCGTAGCTACAGGTTGGGTGCGTCTAGTCGGTCCAGATATCAAGACAGTTTGGGCAGATACCTACCTACAAGATACCCAAGGGGGAAGATATGCTAAGGGTGAAAGTTGGGTTGTTAATGATGTTTATAAAGCTGGACTAGCAAGCTGTCATGTGGAAATTTTGGAACAATTTGATGCCAAAGCTTATGTTATTTCTCCAGTATTTTTTGGAGATAAACTTTGGGGTTTAGTTGCTGCCTATCAAAATTCGACTTCTCGTAAGTGGCAAGATTGGGAAGTAAATTTTCTCAATCAAATCGGGATGCAATTTGGTGTAGCTTTAGTACAAACTGAATATCTAGAAAAGCTACAGGAAAAATCCGATCAACTATCCCACATTGCAGAACAGGAAAAAGCCTTTTCTCGGATTACTAACCGCATCCGTCAAGCAACTGAGATTAACAGTGTTTTCAAAATTACCACCCAGGAATTACGGCAGTTACTCAAGTGCGATCGCGTCACTATTTATCGTTTCCACCCTGACTGGAGTGGAGAATTTATCGCTGAATCTCTAGCTCATGGTTGGACAAGTTTTGTTAGTGGTAATGATAAAACCCAATGGGAGGATACCCATTTCCAAGCAACCCAGGGAGGTTTACCAGGAAAAGGACAAGTTGTCACCGTCAATGATATTCACTCCCAAAATTTATCTGCTTGCTATGTGGAGATGCTGGAAAAGCTGGAAATTAAAGCTTACATAGTAGCACCCATATTTTTTGGTAATCAGCTTTGGGGCTTATTAGCAGCCTATCAAAATGCTAATACCAGACAGTGGCAAGAATGGGAGACTAATATCGTCTCACGGATGAGCGACCAATTAGGGTTAAGCTTGCAGCAGATGGAATATCTACAGCAGTTACAAACCAAATCCCAAGAACTTGCAGATGCTGCTGCTAGGGAAAAAGCTGCGAAGGAATTACTTCAGCTACGTTCTATTCAATTACTGAGTGCTGTACGTCCAGCTTTAAAGGGTGATTTAACAGTACGCGCTCCCATTACTGAGGATGAAATGGGAACTATTGCCGATGCCTATAATAATACTTTGCAGGCATTACGCCAAATTGTTGGTCAAGTACAAACAGCTGCTCAACAGGTTGCCCAAACATCCACGAGTAGCGATAGTTACCTCCTAGAATTGACAAATCTGGCACAAAAGCAATCAGAAGAAATCACTACTGCTCTTAGACAAATCGAGCAAATGACAGACTCAACAAAAGCAGTGGCAACAAGTGCAGATTTAGTGCAAGTGGCAGTACAACAGGCAAACCAAACGATTACAGTCGGTGATGGAGCGATGAACCGCACTGTAGAAGCAATTCAAACTATCAGAGAAACTGTATCTCAAACCAGTCGCAAAATTAAGCGTTTGAGTGAATCCTCCCAAAATATTTCTAAAGTGGTGAATTTGATTAGTAATTTTGCCACCCAAACTAATGTTCTGGCTTTAAATGCAGCAATTGAAGCTACCCGTGCAGGGGAGTATGGTAAAGGTTTTGCTGTAGTTGCCGATGAAGTTCGTTCCCTATCGCGTCAATCTGCCGCAGCTACCAGTGAAATCGAAAAACTTGTGCAGGAAATCAAAGGGGAAACGGAAGATGTTTCTATGGCGATGGAAACAAGTATGCAGCAGGTATTAGAGGGTACTAATTTAGTTAATGAAACCCGCCAAAGTTTAAATGCGATTGTGGCAGCAACAGCACAAATTACTCAACTGATTGAAAATATTACCGCCGCAACTCAAACTCAAATTGCACGTTCTAGTAGTGTGACTTCTTCCATGAAAGATGTTGTAGAAATTTCCCAGAATACCTTAAATGAAGCAAAAGAGTTAGGGATTATCTTCCAACAATTATCTACAATGGCACAAGAATTACTCACAACGGCTAGTAAGTTTAAGGTCAGTTAA
- the ylqF gene encoding ribosome biogenesis GTPase YlqF — MSITGNYKLNLIQWYPGHIAKAEKNLKEQLKLVDVVLEVRDARIPLATQHPQVQEWIGNKTRVLILNRLDMITPEIRQLWYDWFKRQGEVPYFTNSQQGQGVVAVSKAAQAAGVALNQRRRDRGMLPRPVRAVVIGFPNVGKSALINRLLGKRVVESAARPGVTRSLRWVRISEQLDLLDAPGIIPSRLSDQDAAVKLAICDDIGDASYDNQLVAAVLVDILTYLEATNSELLPENPLKSRYDFDPGEQTGEAYLHALAEFRYQGDVERAARKLLTDFRKGLLGTLPLELPPN, encoded by the coding sequence ATGTCTATTACAGGAAACTATAAATTAAACCTCATCCAATGGTATCCCGGTCACATCGCCAAAGCCGAAAAAAATCTCAAAGAGCAACTCAAATTAGTTGATGTTGTTTTAGAGGTACGGGATGCACGAATTCCCCTCGCGACTCAACACCCCCAAGTACAGGAATGGATTGGGAATAAAACGCGGGTACTCATCTTAAATCGTCTAGACATGATTACCCCAGAAATTCGTCAATTGTGGTACGACTGGTTTAAACGTCAGGGAGAAGTACCTTATTTTACTAACTCCCAGCAAGGTCAAGGAGTTGTTGCCGTATCAAAAGCAGCACAGGCAGCTGGGGTTGCACTTAATCAAAGAAGGCGCGATCGCGGGATGTTGCCCCGTCCAGTCAGAGCAGTTGTTATTGGCTTTCCCAATGTTGGAAAATCTGCTTTAATTAACCGTCTTCTGGGTAAAAGAGTTGTGGAAAGTGCCGCCCGTCCTGGTGTTACCCGCTCCCTACGCTGGGTTCGCATCTCGGAACAGTTAGACCTTTTAGACGCTCCAGGTATTATTCCCTCACGCCTTTCTGACCAAGATGCAGCTGTCAAATTAGCTATCTGTGATGATATTGGTGATGCATCCTATGATAACCAGTTAGTTGCTGCTGTCCTAGTAGATATACTGACGTATTTAGAAGCGACAAACTCTGAATTATTACCAGAGAATCCACTCAAATCTCGTTATGATTTTGACCCTGGAGAACAAACAGGAGAAGCATATCTCCATGCATTGGCAGAATTTCGCTACCAAGGTGACGTAGAAAGAGCAGCACGAAAGCTATTAACCGATTTTCGTAAAGGTTTGTTAGGAACCTTACCCCTAGAATTACCGCCAAATTAG
- a CDS encoding P-II family nitrogen regulator, translating into MTDLVFPTEPAVLITIIGETVLKDRIVKLLKTHNVSGYTINQVQGEGGHGRRLSDLAGYNTNIEIKTIVSREISDAIFWGLQEEQRKHALIAFRHNVEAFY; encoded by the coding sequence ATGACAGACTTAGTATTTCCTACCGAACCTGCGGTTCTGATTACCATTATTGGAGAGACAGTACTCAAAGACCGGATTGTCAAGCTGCTCAAAACCCATAATGTCAGTGGTTATACTATTAATCAAGTCCAAGGTGAAGGTGGTCATGGAAGACGCTTGTCAGACTTGGCAGGTTACAACACCAATATAGAAATTAAAACTATTGTTTCACGAGAAATTTCTGATGCGATTTTCTGGGGGCTACAAGAGGAACAGCGCAAGCACGCTTTAATTGCCTTTCGGCATAACGTCGAAGCTTTCTATTAA
- a CDS encoding VOC family protein, with product MTISETHGLVTIATIQFHQLVNFYQQMLAEEPVKFIANVYAEFDIHGLKLGIFQPQAQHQGEFTHSHQSTMSLCLEVRDLKQAIAHLTTLGYPPPGNIYTASHGQEIYAYDPDGNRIILHQSS from the coding sequence ATGACAATCTCAGAAACCCATGGTTTAGTTACCATTGCCACTATACAGTTTCACCAGCTAGTGAATTTTTACCAGCAAATGCTCGCTGAGGAGCCAGTAAAATTCATTGCCAATGTCTATGCTGAATTTGATATTCATGGTCTGAAGTTGGGTATTTTTCAACCTCAAGCTCAACATCAGGGTGAATTTACTCACTCTCATCAGAGTACAATGAGCCTATGTTTAGAAGTTAGAGATTTAAAACAGGCGATCGCTCACCTTACTACCCTTGGATATCCTCCCCCAGGCAATATCTACACAGCCTCCCACGGTCAAGAAATTTATGCCTATGATCCTGATGGCAACCGCATTATTCTCCATCAGAGTTCATAA
- a CDS encoding hybrid sensor histidine kinase/response regulator: protein MITDESIREQGYAYFLAEAPELLNLIEQELFTLSDDFSITKVHNLMRGTHTIKGGAANVGLEVISKVAHYLENIVKSLYNPQVEIDKELQTLLIEAYECLRISLTAELTGSKIDAEEIIERATIAFAKLQEKLGDNFEQDTYIPSSTELGLDIVESIFETGVTERIDSLAQAIENQVSLEELRALLQEQGEVFSGLAESFNLPGFGKIAQTILQAISVHPDKVDTVAQIALADLQRAKSLVLDGDRTQGGEVSTALQELAFSPVNLPIDNFYTPISVEEEITEFSNFLQIDSQYQKNSPRAIANYIKVCRYLLSWFQIQKSLPKSSLRLEIFLKTDTIDNDSEYIEEWFREFCDYIQSPDDSLSVDLYRQVIILNVVLAVSKFYYYHELCDDNLVNFIQSWVKKISAKYRKLPPVSESEKKWLDKPQIQNLLFNQIDEKWTSLDSFSETHPLINNIWEQVNHIHENLENFPIVEDTTSQINTYIEIPEINNLENITHPEPAETVTNLSPEPINNKPRKTSFVRVEVEDLHNLDYLAGEILLHEQRSQSQEKNIQLVISNLTQDLQKHQNNLNNLSDLTYKYTYDSISSLKDDFDISLMSNLEDFKDNLQVINQEVARIREVANSLDSLLQNTVHIQEKKQRLVLNFIDNLVTTRMLPLATIVERFPQTLENLSKLYGKEVNLRLIGMQVLVDKVIAEKLYDPLLQLLRNAFDHGIEEAKIRQQYGKSEIGLIEIHAYNQGSHTVIEVRDDGQGLNLDRIRKKAVALGLISSTELDNETELFDIIFSPNFSTATKVSEISGRGMGLDIVRAQLHALDGKISVESLPHQGSKFTLKIPFSMTTEQLMIIQVNNIYYALLLDNIDKIIFPQAEQIREISGQKSLCLAIDGQHRLVTLYSFLDLIQYNSISAPIPSTLVNNQPRPVLILRHGGQMLAIEVDQIIGEQELVIRPLGRAIAPPKYIYGCTTFNNGNLILAIDSGVLVQSVKLDALKNIPTFKEVDIAVTPLLSPSKLERHQQASLPSPAPLQLEEKKVVNSSSPVPFQSEREKQVNLPSQKLILVVDDSASLRKTVSLTLEKSGYQVLQAENGLEALHTLQTNPGIEIVVSDLEMPEMNGFELINKMRKNLDLSKIPVVILTSCNTEKIRQLAQALGVTAYLTKPYVQQELLETVASLVS from the coding sequence ATGATTACTGATGAATCAATTCGGGAACAGGGCTATGCTTACTTTCTGGCAGAAGCTCCAGAATTATTAAATTTGATTGAACAAGAATTATTTACTTTGTCTGATGACTTTAGTATTACTAAAGTGCATAACCTAATGCGAGGAACTCATACAATTAAGGGTGGAGCCGCCAATGTCGGGCTAGAAGTAATTAGCAAGGTTGCCCATTATTTAGAAAATATTGTTAAATCCCTTTATAATCCCCAAGTTGAGATTGATAAGGAATTACAAACATTGCTTATAGAAGCTTACGAATGTTTACGTATTTCCTTAACAGCAGAGTTAACAGGGAGCAAAATCGACGCTGAAGAAATTATAGAACGAGCAACTATCGCATTTGCTAAGCTGCAAGAAAAATTGGGAGATAATTTTGAACAAGATACCTATATTCCATCTTCTACAGAATTAGGATTAGATATTGTTGAGTCTATTTTTGAGACGGGAGTCACAGAAAGGATTGATAGTTTAGCTCAGGCAATAGAGAATCAAGTTAGTCTAGAAGAACTGAGAGCTTTATTACAAGAACAGGGTGAAGTTTTTTCAGGTTTAGCGGAATCTTTTAATCTACCAGGATTTGGAAAAATTGCTCAAACTATTTTACAGGCTATCTCAGTTCATCCTGACAAAGTTGATACAGTTGCACAAATTGCTTTAGCTGATTTACAGCGAGCTAAATCCCTAGTTTTGGATGGCGATCGCACCCAAGGAGGAGAAGTTTCCACAGCGCTGCAAGAGCTAGCATTTTCTCCGGTTAATTTACCCATTGATAATTTTTATACTCCAATTTCCGTAGAAGAAGAAATCACCGAGTTCTCAAATTTTCTCCAAATTGATTCTCAGTATCAGAAAAATTCACCTAGGGCGATCGCCAACTATATAAAAGTTTGTCGCTACCTTTTATCATGGTTTCAAATCCAGAAATCTCTCCCCAAATCATCCCTAAGATTAGAAATTTTTCTGAAAACCGATACCATAGACAATGATTCAGAATACATCGAAGAATGGTTCAGGGAATTTTGTGATTACATCCAAAGTCCAGATGATAGCCTCAGTGTGGATTTGTATCGTCAAGTTATCATACTAAATGTAGTTTTAGCTGTTAGTAAATTTTATTATTATCATGAGTTATGTGATGATAACTTGGTGAATTTTATTCAGTCATGGGTAAAAAAAATATCTGCTAAATATCGCAAATTACCACCTGTATCAGAGTCTGAGAAAAAATGGCTAGATAAACCTCAAATACAAAATTTGTTATTTAATCAGATAGATGAGAAATGGACTTCATTAGATTCTTTTTCAGAGACACATCCTTTAATTAATAATATTTGGGAGCAGGTTAATCACATCCATGAGAATCTAGAGAATTTTCCTATAGTTGAAGATACGACATCTCAAATCAACACATATATAGAAATTCCAGAAATCAATAATCTAGAGAATATAACTCATCCGGAACCAGCAGAAACAGTTACTAATTTATCCCCAGAGCCAATTAATAATAAACCTCGAAAAACATCTTTTGTGCGTGTAGAAGTTGAAGATTTGCATAACCTCGATTATCTGGCAGGTGAAATATTACTTCATGAACAAAGGTCTCAATCTCAAGAAAAAAATATTCAACTCGTTATTAGCAATTTAACTCAAGATTTACAGAAGCACCAAAACAATTTAAATAACTTGAGTGATTTAACATACAAGTATACATATGATTCCATATCATCCTTAAAAGATGATTTTGATATTTCTCTAATGTCTAATCTGGAAGATTTTAAGGATAACTTACAAGTTATTAATCAAGAGGTTGCTCGTATCAGAGAAGTCGCAAATTCCTTAGACTCTCTGTTACAAAATACTGTCCATATTCAAGAGAAAAAACAGCGTTTAGTCTTAAATTTTATTGATAATTTGGTAACAACAAGGATGTTACCTTTAGCCACTATTGTCGAAAGATTTCCTCAAACTTTAGAGAATTTAAGTAAGTTATACGGGAAAGAGGTAAATTTAAGACTAATAGGGATGCAAGTATTAGTAGATAAGGTAATTGCAGAAAAACTATATGACCCCTTGTTACAGTTATTACGTAATGCCTTTGACCATGGTATTGAAGAAGCTAAAATACGTCAGCAATACGGTAAATCAGAAATAGGCTTAATTGAAATTCATGCCTATAATCAGGGTAGTCATACTGTTATTGAAGTTCGAGATGATGGTCAAGGTTTGAATTTAGATAGAATTAGAAAAAAAGCAGTTGCTCTGGGTTTAATTAGTTCGACAGAGCTTGACAATGAGACAGAACTCTTCGATATTATCTTTTCTCCTAACTTCTCCACTGCAACGAAGGTGAGTGAAATTTCTGGAAGAGGGATGGGTTTAGATATTGTACGTGCCCAATTGCATGCATTAGATGGGAAAATATCTGTAGAATCATTACCTCATCAAGGAAGCAAATTTACTCTAAAAATTCCTTTTTCTATGACGACAGAACAGTTAATGATTATTCAGGTTAATAATATTTACTATGCTTTACTGTTAGATAATATCGATAAAATTATCTTCCCCCAGGCTGAACAAATTAGAGAAATATCTGGTCAAAAAAGCTTATGTTTAGCTATCGATGGACAACATAGACTTGTGACTTTATATTCTTTTTTGGATTTAATTCAATATAATTCCATATCTGCACCAATTCCCAGCACTCTTGTAAATAATCAGCCGCGTCCAGTGTTAATATTGCGTCATGGTGGACAAATGCTCGCTATAGAAGTTGATCAAATTATTGGTGAGCAAGAGTTGGTAATTCGACCTCTAGGAAGGGCGATAGCCCCCCCCAAATATATCTATGGTTGCACTACTTTCAACAATGGGAATCTGATTCTGGCGATTGACAGTGGAGTATTGGTACAGTCTGTCAAACTTGATGCACTCAAAAATATACCTACCTTCAAAGAAGTTGATATTGCTGTCACACCCTTACTTTCCCCATCGAAATTAGAAAGGCACCAACAAGCTAGTCTTCCTAGTCCAGCACCATTACAATTAGAGGAGAAGAAAGTAGTCAATTCTTCCAGCCCAGTACCATTCCAATCAGAAAGAGAGAAACAAGTCAATCTTCCCAGTCAAAAATTAATATTAGTTGTAGATGATTCTGCAAGTCTGCGCAAAACTGTATCCTTAACTTTAGAAAAATCAGGTTATCAAGTTTTACAGGCAGAGAATGGCTTAGAAGCATTACACACACTACAAACAAATCCGGGGATTGAGATTGTAGTTTCTGATTTGGAAATGCCGGAAATGAATGGTTTTGAGTTAATCAATAAAATGCGCAAAAATCTTGATTTATCGAAAATCCCCGTTGTAATTTTAACATCTTGTAATACAGAGAAAATTCGTCAACTTGCCCAAGCCTTGGGAGTGACAGCTTATTTAACCAAACCCTATGTACAACAAGAGTTACTAGAAACGGTGGCAAGCTTGGTAAGTTAG
- a CDS encoding chemotaxis protein CheW encodes MNKQQKYLQLRFGEEYLAILDLEEITEVFQFSLAEVCPVPQVHESILGIHNWRGEMLWLIDIERMCGYPSLAHKQDLLAKMMIVVIHHQYNHLGLLVREVIDIDSLDFTGIKSPDRSLFSHQIVDVMGGYFIQESGNILIKLDGAAIINSALWKKSQDIPLLSLK; translated from the coding sequence TTGAATAAACAGCAAAAATATTTGCAATTGCGTTTCGGTGAGGAATATTTAGCTATTCTCGATTTAGAGGAAATTACCGAAGTATTCCAATTTTCACTAGCTGAGGTTTGCCCAGTTCCTCAAGTACATGAATCCATATTAGGGATACATAATTGGCGAGGTGAAATGTTATGGCTAATAGATATAGAAAGAATGTGTGGCTATCCATCTTTAGCACATAAACAAGATTTGCTTGCAAAAATGATGATAGTTGTAATTCATCATCAATATAATCATTTAGGCTTGTTAGTCAGAGAAGTTATAGATATTGATTCTCTTGACTTTACAGGAATTAAATCACCAGATAGAAGCTTATTTTCACATCAGATAGTAGATGTTATGGGTGGTTACTTTATTCAAGAGTCAGGAAACATCTTGATTAAGCTAGATGGAGCAGCTATTATTAACTCTGCTCTGTGGAAAAAATCTCAAGATATACCTTTATTATCTCTTAAATAA
- a CDS encoding response regulator: protein MQFTKILAEFQASTKLQSNGTLNIYNSQGEKWTFYYHLGRIVWATGGKHPFRRWYRHLIKYLSQTNLNTDFLSSQDFSKEIWDYQSLYFLLEQKQIKREQFNDIVENTISELLFDIAYQSYLTSLEFERDSKIILDTPITFTSADISLRNMKKAWQLWTEAGLTQYHPDNAPIIRQPEKLQQQVSHEVYKKFITFMNGKHSLRDISVKINQNLLIVTNSLLTYLLEGYIELVEIPDILISLPHKNNGKNLVIEDNKTHSFRGISRNNPIIACIDDSPQICQTLQQIVINNGMQFLKIQDSIQALPLLIQHQPDLIFLDLMMPIASGYEICTQIRRISNFTHTPIIILTSNDGIVDRVRSKVVGATEYLTKPINSEKLMSTIYKYLHKSQMDKKIVNLP, encoded by the coding sequence ATGCAATTTACCAAAATATTAGCAGAGTTTCAGGCATCTACCAAACTACAATCTAATGGTACATTAAATATCTACAATTCCCAGGGAGAAAAATGGACATTTTATTATCATCTAGGAAGAATTGTGTGGGCAACAGGAGGGAAACACCCCTTTCGTCGCTGGTATCGCCATTTGATCAAGTATCTTTCGCAAACTAATCTAAATACAGATTTCCTATCATCTCAAGACTTCAGCAAGGAAATATGGGATTATCAATCTTTGTATTTTCTTTTGGAACAGAAACAAATTAAACGTGAGCAATTTAACGATATCGTAGAGAATACGATTAGTGAGTTACTATTTGATATAGCATATCAATCATACTTAACTTCTTTAGAATTTGAGCGTGATTCAAAAATTATTTTAGATACACCCATAACTTTTACCAGTGCTGATATTTCCTTGAGAAATATGAAAAAAGCATGGCAATTATGGACAGAAGCAGGTTTAACACAATACCACCCAGATAATGCTCCGATAATTCGGCAGCCAGAAAAACTTCAACAACAAGTCAGTCATGAAGTTTACAAAAAATTCATTACTTTCATGAATGGCAAGCATAGCTTACGTGATATTTCAGTGAAAATAAATCAGAATCTTTTAATAGTTACTAATTCTTTACTAACTTATCTTCTCGAAGGTTATATTGAATTAGTAGAAATCCCTGATATTCTGATATCTTTACCACATAAAAACAATGGTAAAAACTTGGTTATAGAAGATAACAAAACTCATTCGTTTCGTGGCATTTCCAGAAATAATCCTATTATTGCTTGTATTGATGACAGTCCTCAGATTTGTCAAACATTACAACAGATTGTCATTAACAATGGTATGCAATTCCTGAAAATACAGGACTCGATTCAGGCATTACCCTTATTAATTCAGCATCAACCAGATTTAATTTTTTTAGATTTAATGATGCCAATTGCAAGTGGATATGAAATTTGTACTCAAATCAGACGCATCTCTAACTTTACTCATACCCCTATCATTATTTTAACAAGTAATGATGGGATTGTAGATAGAGTACGCTCCAAAGTTGTAGGAGCAACAGAATATCTCACAAAACCAATTAATTCTGAAAAGCTCATGAGCACCATATATAAGTATTTACACAAATCACAAATGGATAAAAAAATTGTCAATTTGCCGTAA
- the nifH gene encoding nitrogenase iron protein yields the protein MTGDKIRQIAFYGKGGIGKSTTSQNTLAAMAEMGQRILIVGCDPKADSTRLMLHSKAQTSVLQLAAERGAVEDIELEEVMLTGFRNVRCVESGGPEPGVGCAGRGIITAINFLEENGAYKDVDFVSYDVLGDVVCGGFAMPIREGKAQEIYIVTSGEMMAMYAANNIARGVLKYAHTGGVRLGGLICNSRNVDREIELIETLAKRLNTQMIHYVPRDNIVQHAELRRMTVNEYAPDSKQSHEYRTLATKIINNQNLAIPTPIEMEELEELLIEFGILESEENAAMMIAQSVESTTK from the coding sequence ATGACTGGCGACAAAATTAGACAGATAGCTTTCTATGGTAAGGGCGGTATCGGTAAGTCTACCACTTCTCAAAATACCCTTGCAGCTATGGCAGAAATGGGTCAACGTATTCTGATTGTTGGATGTGACCCAAAGGCTGACTCTACCCGTTTGATGCTACATAGTAAAGCCCAAACCAGCGTTCTGCAATTAGCTGCGGAACGAGGTGCTGTAGAAGATATTGAACTGGAAGAAGTCATGCTGACTGGCTTTCGGAATGTGCGTTGTGTCGAGTCTGGTGGTCCAGAACCTGGCGTTGGTTGTGCTGGTCGGGGTATTATTACCGCTATTAACTTCTTAGAAGAAAACGGCGCATACAAAGATGTGGATTTTGTCAGCTACGATGTACTAGGTGACGTTGTCTGCGGTGGTTTCGCTATGCCAATCAGAGAAGGCAAAGCACAAGAAATCTACATCGTTACCTCTGGTGAAATGATGGCGATGTATGCAGCAAACAATATTGCCCGTGGTGTCCTCAAATATGCTCACACTGGTGGTGTACGTCTAGGTGGTTTAATTTGTAATAGTCGTAACGTTGACCGGGAAATTGAACTGATTGAAACCCTGGCAAAACGTTTGAATACTCAAATGATTCACTACGTACCCCGCGACAACATTGTTCAACACGCAGAGTTACGTCGGATGACTGTAAATGAGTACGCACCCGATAGCAAGCAAAGCCATGAATATCGGACTTTGGCTACGAAAATCATCAATAATCAAAATCTTGCCATTCCTACACCTATTGAAATGGAAGAGTTAGAAGAATTGTTGATTGAATTTGGTATTCTCGAAAGCGAGGAAAATGCTGCTATGATGATTGCCCAGTCAGTAGAAAGTACTACCAAGTAA